CCGTACTCAGTACGGATGTCGGTGAGTTGCGATCGGTCGACCGCACGGGCGTCGCGATCGTACTTGTCGGCGTCGACACCCATCGGCGTCGCGACGACCCGTGTCGTGTGTCCGTCGTAGCGAACCGTCCCCTCGCGGCGATCGACGCTGGCCGAGGGAAGGTACTGCTCGACGCAGTCGAGGAACTCGGTCGCGTACCAGTCGACGTGAAAGCCGAGCAGATCGTTCCCGAGCAGCCCCTCGAGGACGTGGCCGGCGGCGGGACACTGCTGGAAGGTCTCGGGGGATGGCCACGGGATGTGCCAGAACTGCGCGACGGTCGTCGACGCGGGGACGGACTGGCGAATCAGTCGCGGCGCGAGCGCGAAGTGGTAGTCCTGCAGCCAGACGATCGAGTCGTCGGCTGCGTGCTCGACGACCGCATCGGCGAAGCGCTCGTTGACGGTTCGGTACCAGTCGAAGTCGTTCGACCGGTGGTTGATGAGGTCGGTAAAGCCGTGACAGAGCGGCCAGAGGACGCGGTTGCTGAAACCGTAGTAGTACGACTCGACGGCCTCCTCGGAGAGATCGATTCGACGCAGCGTGTACGCTCCCTCGTCGGGCGGAACCTCGACGCAGTGGTCGTCGTCCGCGACCGCGAAGTCGGCGTCGCCGTCGCCCCAGGCGATCCAGGTCCCGTTGGCTTCTTGGACGACCGGATCGAGCCCCGCGGTCAGCCCGCCGGCCGGTTCGTCGACGGTGATAGATCGATCGCGCTCGTCGTCATCGCCGTCACCGTCGCTCTCGTACTCGTGACGGTACGGCTGCCGGTTCGAAACGACGATCAGCGAGCCGGGGCAGTTCGGGCCGTCCGATCGGGGGTCCTCGATCGCCCGACCGCGTCCGCCGGCACCGACCTGGCCCCGATACGAATTCGTCGACGACAAACGCTCTTCAGGGAATCGCATTCGCTGCGTATCCACAGTCCGGCGACGGGTTGATTCGCGGCCTGCGATCGCATGGGGATTTAATGACTCGTCGGGATACGTCTCCCCGAGCGTTCGTTCGACGAGTGCGCCTCTGACGGCTGCTATACGCGGAAATTGTCGGTTCCGGACGATCCACAGTTGGTCGCGACCGCCTGAAACGAAGTCCGCGACCGTCCCCGACGGCACGCCGCGAGCAAGCCCGTCCCGGACGCGATCCGGTCCCTAAACCTACTTCCCGCAGTCGGCCGATGATTCGGCCATGGCTGTGGACACGCCGTTCGACCAGCGACTCGCCGCCTGCCGGCGCCGACTCGAGGAGGCAGCCGCCGACCTCGCGGTCTGTTTCCCGAGTCCGAACCTGACCTACCTCACGGGGTTCGAGGAATCGCCGTCCGAACGGCACCTGTTGCTGTTCGTGCCCCGCGAGGGGATGGATGCCGAGCCGACGCTCGTCGCACCGACGATGTACGAGTCCCAACTCGCCGCGCTTCCGCCGTCGACCCTCGAGTTGCGACTGTGGGACGACGAGGAGGGGCCGCTCGGGACGGTTGCGCGGACGCTCGAGGACATGGACGTGCTCGAAGACATGGACGTCGATGTACGCACACACGCGAGTCAAGACGCCGACTCGAGTGCGAACCGCGAACCGACCGTCCTCGTCGACGATCGCATGTGGGCGACGTTCACTCAGGACCTGCGGACGCTCCTGCCCGACGCCGAGTTCGGCCTCGCGAGTGCCGTCCTCGAGCCGCTTCGAATTCGAAAGGATAACCTCGAACTCGAAACGCTCCGCCGGGCCGCCGAGATCGCGGATCGCGTCTCGCTCGAGGTCCGCGAGCGGGGTGACGAGTTGGTCGGCTGGACGGAGGCCGAACTGGCCGCCGAAATCGAGCGCTTGCTCGCCGAGTACGGCGGGGAAGAGCCCGCGTTCGAAACGATCGCCGCGTCGGGGCCCAACGGCGCGCGACCCCACCACCACAGCGGAGATCGGGAGATCGAACGCGGCGATCCGATCGTGCTGGACTTCGGCGCGTTCGTCGCCGCCGATCTCGAGGGCGGAACTGCTCGCTATCCCGGCGATCAGACCCGAACGATCGTCGTCGGCGAGCCGCCCGCGGAGTACGAGCGCGTCCACGAGGTCGTCGCCGAGGCCCAGCAGGCCGCGGTCGAGGCCGTCGAGCCCGGGGTCGCAGCCGAGGACGTGGATCGGGCCGCCCGCGAGGTCATCGAAGACGCCGGCTACGGCGACGCCTTCGTCCACCGGACCGGCCACGGCGTCGGCCTCGAGGTCCACGAGGCGCCCTACATCGTCGACGGAAACGATCGGGAACTCGAGCCGGGAATGGTCTTCTCCGTCGAGCCGGGGATCTACCTCGGGGATCGGTTCGGCGTCCGGATCGAGGACCTCGTGGTCGTCACCGAGGACGGCGCGGCGCGACTCAACGACTCGCCGCGCGGCTGGGAAACCGGCGCCGGCAGTCGGTGACTCCGGGGCTCGCCGAGTCGCGATTCTGCGACGCCGCTCGCGTGTCGCGCCCGGACAAAAAGGGGCGACGATAGGCGACGAAAGAAGCAGGGGTGAAGCAGCCGAACCGGCTGCTCAGTAGTAGTACAGCTCGAGTTCGTGGCCGCAGTTCTGACAGCAGGTCTCCCGGCCCTGGAGCCGGTTCGACCCGGTGTCGCTGATACCGGGGCCGGCGGGCAGCGATGCAGCGATCGTCGCATCACATTCGGGACAGCCGATCTGCATGGCCGAGCGGTTCGCTTGCGACATACATCGGGTGTATGCTGACACCCCGATTAGTTATACCAGCCGTACGCTGCCGAACGCGTTCCGTTCCGGACCGTTCGAATCGGTATACTGTCGTTTACGTCGTCGAACGGGTGAAACGGTGACTAGGGTTTGATTATCCGCAGTCGGCCTCGTTCTCGAGCGAAGGTGGGCCTTCCGACGCGGCGGCCGCGGCTGGTGGTGTGAGGGCGCCTATCAGTTGCGGGAGTGAAACTGGACGGCCGGGACGCGGTCCCTTCGGGAGGCGTACCAACGAACCTTTGACCTCGCCATCCTACGAGACAGATATGGAACGACGGACGTATCTGCAGGCGCTCGGGGCGGCGGGCACCGTCGGACTCGCCGGTTGTCTCGACGACGCGATGGGCGTCGTCGGACTCGGCGACGACGGGACGGTACTCGGGCCGCCGGAGCAGTCGCGCGGCGATCCCGACGTCGCGGCCTACCCGGTCCACGGCGAGGAGTTCCCCGCCTTTTCGCTCCCGGATCCGCTCGCCGACGAGACGATCACCCGCGACCAGTTCGCCGGCGAGCGGGCGATCGTCATGACTTACTTCTTCACCTCGTGTCCGGACGGTGCCTGTCCGGCACTCATGACGCGGCTCCGTCGCATTCAGGAGGACGCCGCCCAGCAGGGGTACGCCGACGACATCGCCCTACTCGCGATGACGTTCGATCCCGAACGCGACACGCCCGACGTGCTCGCCGACTACGCCGCCGAGCAGGGGGTCGACCACGAGGCCGACAACTGGCACTTCCTTCGCCCGGAGACGAACGAGGCGGCCCGGGACGCAGCCGACACGTTCGGACTCGGACTGCAGCGGATCGAGGACGGCGAACCGGGCGCCGGCGGCGGACACGGCGGTGCCGGCAACGAGAGCGACGGCCACGAGGGCAACGAAAGCGGCCACGACGACCACGACCACGGCGAGTACACCTTCCAGCACATCAACCTGATCCTGCTGGCCAACAAAGAGGGAGTCGTGGAACGATCGTACCCGCAGGCGCTCAACACGGACATGGCGGGTATCGAGGACATCGTCGACGACGCACGAACCGTCGCACGGGAGTGATCGATCGTGCACCGACGCGACCTCCTCACCGGGCTCGGAAGCGCGGGCGTGCTCGCGGGCGCCGGAGCCGTCGCCGTCTACGGCCTTCCGTCGGTCGACGAACTCACCGGCGAGGCCGAGAGCGACGACGAGGAGGAACCCGCCGACCCCCTCGAGCTCGAGACGATCGACGCGCCGGGCAGCGAGCCCGGCGAGATGCTCGTCCCCGAACCGGGTCGGCCGACCTTTATCGACCTGTTCGCGACGTGGTGTTCGCCCTGCGAGAAACAGATGCCGGCGCTCGCCGACGCCCACGAGCGGGTCGCCGATACCGACGTCCAGTTCGTCTCGGTCACGAACGAGGGGATCAGTCACGACGAACTCGCCGCCTGGTGGGAGGAACACGACGGCAGTTGGCCCATCGCGGTCGACCCCGCCGCGGAGTTGAGCGCGCGCTACCTCGAGTCGGGCTACCCGACCGCGGTCACGATCGACGCGTCCGGGCGGGTGCTGTGGGCCGACGACGGCGTCAAGTCGGCCGACGAACTCGTCGGCAAGATCGAGGCCGCGATCGACGCCAGCGAGGAGGGCGGCGACGGCTAACATGGTCGACGCGACGACCCTCGAGTCGCTGACGTTCGCGCTGATCGCCGGGATTTCGACGTTTTTCTCCCCGTGTGCGTATCCGCTTTTGCCCGGCTACGTCG
This portion of the Halopiger aswanensis genome encodes:
- a CDS encoding alpha,alpha-trehalose-phosphate synthase (UDP-forming), encoding MRFPEERLSSTNSYRGQVGAGGRGRAIEDPRSDGPNCPGSLIVVSNRQPYRHEYESDGDGDDDERDRSITVDEPAGGLTAGLDPVVQEANGTWIAWGDGDADFAVADDDHCVEVPPDEGAYTLRRIDLSEEAVESYYYGFSNRVLWPLCHGFTDLINHRSNDFDWYRTVNERFADAVVEHAADDSIVWLQDYHFALAPRLIRQSVPASTTVAQFWHIPWPSPETFQQCPAAGHVLEGLLGNDLLGFHVDWYATEFLDCVEQYLPSASVDRREGTVRYDGHTTRVVATPMGVDADKYDRDARAVDRSQLTDIRTEYGIPDDTVLGLGVDRLDYAKGIPERFAALERFFERNPDWRGEFTFVQKSTPSRTDIPTYQRYGEHVRSEADRINCRFGTDDWQPIVYTEDYVEHEALCALYRYADVMVVSSLADGMNLVAQEYVAANVDGDGTLLLSDRAGAHERLGPHALTIDPTDADGTAAQLERALSMPIHERRQRMQTLRTRVFDHDLEAWMDTQFDWIRHVHGEQSTATDSNEDKGENEDDDRDSHEWTTTA
- a CDS encoding aminopeptidase P family protein; its protein translation is MDTPFDQRLAACRRRLEEAAADLAVCFPSPNLTYLTGFEESPSERHLLLFVPREGMDAEPTLVAPTMYESQLAALPPSTLELRLWDDEEGPLGTVARTLEDMDVLEDMDVDVRTHASQDADSSANREPTVLVDDRMWATFTQDLRTLLPDAEFGLASAVLEPLRIRKDNLELETLRRAAEIADRVSLEVRERGDELVGWTEAELAAEIERLLAEYGGEEPAFETIAASGPNGARPHHHSGDREIERGDPIVLDFGAFVAADLEGGTARYPGDQTRTIVVGEPPAEYERVHEVVAEAQQAAVEAVEPGVAAEDVDRAAREVIEDAGYGDAFVHRTGHGVGLEVHEAPYIVDGNDRELEPGMVFSVEPGIYLGDRFGVRIEDLVVVTEDGAARLNDSPRGWETGAGSR
- a CDS encoding SCO family protein, whose amino-acid sequence is MERRTYLQALGAAGTVGLAGCLDDAMGVVGLGDDGTVLGPPEQSRGDPDVAAYPVHGEEFPAFSLPDPLADETITRDQFAGERAIVMTYFFTSCPDGACPALMTRLRRIQEDAAQQGYADDIALLAMTFDPERDTPDVLADYAAEQGVDHEADNWHFLRPETNEAARDAADTFGLGLQRIEDGEPGAGGGHGGAGNESDGHEGNESGHDDHDHGEYTFQHINLILLANKEGVVERSYPQALNTDMAGIEDIVDDARTVARE
- a CDS encoding TlpA family protein disulfide reductase, with protein sequence MHRRDLLTGLGSAGVLAGAGAVAVYGLPSVDELTGEAESDDEEEPADPLELETIDAPGSEPGEMLVPEPGRPTFIDLFATWCSPCEKQMPALADAHERVADTDVQFVSVTNEGISHDELAAWWEEHDGSWPIAVDPAAELSARYLESGYPTAVTIDASGRVLWADDGVKSADELVGKIEAAIDASEEGGDG